The Diadema setosum chromosome 1, eeDiaSeto1, whole genome shotgun sequence genome has a window encoding:
- the LOC140234461 gene encoding BTB/POZ domain-containing protein 6-B-like, with product MPRFIKKKSLKLCLSSLSRLKQKVIKKMEMNNQNPGAEKHDADQRTCRRSSFLTNQVSNSVEPCQNMQDGSISSPMNSETVDIIQPDSPTLTTSSSLWSCDNWHRGATVRDRNAVMFNNELMSDVTFLVGPKNAAQRIPAHKYVLATGSSVFFAMFYGELAENTSEIVTPDVEPEAFLTLLKYMYCDEIDLTPDNVLDTLYAAKKYLVPYLARSCVEYLERSLSARNACVLLSQSHLFEEPDLMQRCWEVIDAQAEVALSSESFVDVDQKTLECILKRETLNVKELVLFHAAMQWAEAECRRKGLLANPDNFRKVLGQALYLIRIPTMPLKEFANNVARSGVITLEETTDIFLHYTADCKPQLSFPCKQRTGLRTCTVHRFQSSAYRSNQWRYRGRCDSIQFAVDRRIFIAGFGLYGSSSGGAEYKVKIELKRAGKCLAENHTKFFSDGSSKTFAVTFPHPVQVEPHVYYTASATLIGGELSFFGQEGLTESTSNDVTFQFQCSPESTNGTGVQGGQIPELIFYA from the exons ATGCCAAGGTTTATCAAGAAAAAGAGTTTGAAGCTCTGCCTTAGTAGTTTGTCACGACTGAAACAAAAAGTTATcaagaaaatggaaatgaacaatCAAAACCCTGGTGCGGAGAAGCATGATGCAGACCAACGCACCTGCAGGAGATCAAGCTTCCTCACAAACCAAGTCTCCAACTCAGTGGAGCCATGTCAGAACATGCAGGATGGCAGCATCAGTAGTCCAATGAACAGCGAGACTGTGGACATCATTCAGCCAGACAGCCCCACACTCACTACCTCATCTTCTCTTTGGTCATGTGACAACTGGCATCGTGGTGCCACGGTCCGTGATCGGAACGCTGTCATGTTCAACAATGAGCTGATGAGCGATGTGACCTTCCTTGTTGGACCCAAGAATGCAGCACAGAGGATACCAGCTCACAAGTACGTGCTGGCAACTGGAAGCTCTGTTTTCTTCGCCATGTTTTATGGAGAGTTGGCTGAAAATACCTCAGAGATTGTGACTCCTGATGTGGAACCAGAAGCTTTCTTGACCCTCTTGAA gtacatgtactgtgatGAAATAGACTTGACTCCAGACAATGTCCTTGACACACTATATGCAGCCAAGAAGTATTTGGTTCCTTACTTGGCTCGGTCCTGTGTGGAGTACTTGGAGCGTAGTCTTAGTGCTCGCAATGCTTGTGTTTTGTTGAGCCAGAGCCATCTATTTGAGGAGCCCGACTTGATGCAGCGCTGTTGGGAAGTAATTGACGCCCAAGCTGAAGTAGCTCTAAGCTCTGAAAGCTTTGTGGATGTGGACCAGAAAACCCTGGAGTGTATCCTTAAAAGGGAGACACTCAATGTGAAAGAACTTGTGCTTTTCCATGCAGCTATGCAATGGGCCGAAGCAGAATGTCGAAGGAAGGGACTTTTGGCAAATCCAGACAATTTTCGAAAGGTGTTGGGACAAGCCCTCTATCTTATACGTATACCCACCATGCCTCTTAAGGAATTTGCTAATAATGTGGCTCGCAGTGGGGTTATCACCTTAGAAGAAACTACAGACATTTTTCTGCACTATACTGCAGACTGCAAGCCACAGCTCAGCTTCCCGTGCAAACAACGTACAGGATTACGCACTTGCACTGTTCATCGCTTTCAGTCATCCGCATACCGGAGTAATCAGTGGCGATACAGGGGCAGGTGTGACAGCATCCAATTTGCAGTGGACCGTCGAATCTTTATCGCAGGTTTTGGGCTTTACGGGTCAAGTTCAGGTGGAGCAGAGTACAAGGTCAAGATCGAGTTGAAGAGAGCTGGCAAATGCCTTGCAGAGAACCACACCAAATTCTTCTCTGATGGATCCAGTAAAACATTTGCAGTCACCTTCCCACATCCTGTCCAGGTTGAACCACATGTGTACTATACAGCCAGCGCCACGCTCATTGGTGGTGAGCTGAGTTTCTTTGGACAGGAAGGGCTCACAGAGAGCACCAGTAATGATGTGACTTTTCAGTTCCAGTGTTCTCCAGAAAGCACCAATGGAACAGGAGTGCAGGGAGGCCAAATACCAGAACTCATATTCTATGCTTAA